The DNA window TGCAATTTTAACTTATTCATTAAATAATAAGACTATCTGGAGGATTGTAAACAATGCACATATCAGATGGAGTCCTTTCTGCTACTGTTGTAACAGGTGGATGGACGATAACAATTGTCTTAGCGTTTCTAACCCTCTGGTGGATGAATCAAGAAACTGATATCACAGAAGAGATTCCCAAATTTTCTGTAATGACAGCTGCTTTCTTTGTGGCGTCCTTGATTCATCTCCCGATCGGCCCCACAAGCGTTCATATGATTTTCAATGGTCTTGTAGGTGTCGTTCTTGGTCCACTTGCATATCTGTCATTGGTGGTGGGTCTCATATTACAGGCGTTCCTGTTCCAGCATGGAGGAGTGACCACTATTGGTGTAAACGCAATGAATATTGGTATTCCTGCTCTTTTGAGTTACTATGCATTTAAGAAAGGTTATGATT is part of the Methanohalobium evestigatum Z-7303 genome and encodes:
- the cbiM gene encoding cobalt transporter CbiM gives rise to the protein MHISDGVLSATVVTGGWTITIVLAFLTLWWMNQETDITEEIPKFSVMTAAFFVASLIHLPIGPTSVHMIFNGLVGVVLGPLAYLSLVVGLILQAFLFQHGGVTTIGVNAMNIGIPALLSYYAFKKGYDFGISEKIMGAFSGGAAIFMTVILLSITLLTTGQEFIGVAQVSAAAHAPLMVVEAIITGSVVTYLSKVKPELLPIKINKNEKSMEASKYGTEF